A single window of Nakaseomyces glabratus chromosome G, complete sequence DNA harbors:
- the BDP1 gene encoding transcription factor TFIIIB subunit BDP1 (CAGL0G01584g~Ortholog(s) have TFIIIC-class transcription factor binding activity) encodes MSSIVNKSGVRFAPKARQRRTAAAPPVSSSAKTLATLSSGESSKTNSNVASDNEKSTEEETLHADDPHAVPKNLQVPELGDSSHTLVQDSHDPLNTSTQLHPKNVSRRPSIIAGQVPSIGNHNQRRSSRLDSLSGNSNRVLLKSPFGTGNESQTERRLSTISNDSLNRRMRMNSITAENDPTLQAIKKRRLSSRGSIAKKGGSTHRISIVTKIEPPKEKSASPSDHDIYKKQEKAENDENDEDKKFTIKSLKQLPNKVDDESSSKYQIDEEHFTMAELCKPHLPIGEISENFEKAQEASREKMKRRRERKELREKAKKEFKSIYSLNKEQIEQEREARTKKQQELQAQEESYDSQPAAPSSLQVKLVDGRIELDSESTYIDRHDQARKDNMYKERKYGNPFENLYNSATYGKNNFTDPWTADELVKFYKALSMWGTDFNLIAQMFPYRTRKQVKSKFINEEKKHPIMIELALRSKLPPNFDEYCSDIKKELGTVDEFNKKVEELQKEHEQHFKEIEQAKAKAALEDSEIERKKMENQRSNKKSSGGFMTDDLKVYRKQEVVLGTIDEMKMKRVSKQEDEEEI; translated from the coding sequence ATGAGTAGTATCGTTAATAAGAGCGGTGTTAGATTTGCACCTAAAGCTAGACAGCGGAGAACTGCTGCGGCACCTCCTGTCTCAAGCAGCGCGAAAACACTGGCGACATTATCCAGCGGTGAAAGTTCAAAGACTAACTCTAATGTCGCATCAGACAATGAGAAATCTACCGAAGAAGAGACTTTACATGCAGATGATCCACATGCTGTTCCAAAGAATCTACAAGTACCAGAATTAGGTGACTCTTCCCACACATTGGTTCAGGACTCTCACGATCCGCTTAACACTTCGACACAATTACATCCCAAAAATGTGAGCAGAAGGCCGTCTATAATCGCTGGTCAAGTGCCGTCCATTGGCAATCATAACCAAAGGCGATCTAGTCGTTTGGATTCATTGAGCGGTAATTCTAATAGAGTCCTATTGAAATCGCCGTTTGGAACTGGAAATGAATCACAAACTGAAAGGAGACTATCGACTATATCCAATGATTCACTGAACAGGCGGATGCGTATGAATAGCATAACTGCTGAGAATGACCCAACCTTACAagcaataaagaaaagaagactATCTAGCCGAGGCTCAATTGCTAAGAAAGGTGGATCTACGCATAGGATTAGTATCGTTACTAAAATTGAACCACCAAAGGAAAAGTCGGCATCTCCTTCAGACcatgatatatataagaagCAAGAGAAAGCGGAAAACGATGAGAACGACGAAGACAAGAAATTTACAATCAAATCGTTAAAACAACTTCCTAACAAGGTCGACGATGAGAGTTCTAGTAAGTATcaaattgatgaagaacatTTTACTATGGCGGAGCTATGTAAGCCACATCTGCCAATAGGTGAAATATCAGAGAATTTTGAGAAAGCGCAGGAAGCTAGCAGagaaaagatgaaaagacGTAGGGAAAGGAAAGAGCTGCGAGAAAAGGCTAAGAAGGAATTCAAATCCATATATTCATTAAATAAAGAGCAGATCGAACAGGAGAGAGAAGCAAGAACCAAGAAGCAACAAGAACTACAAGCACAGGAGGAGTCCTACGATTCACAACCAGCTGCCCCTTCATCATTGCAAGTTAAACTAGTTGACGGTAGGATTGAACTTGACTCAGAATCCACATATATTGACAGACATGACCAAGCCAGGAAGGATAACATGTACAAAGAGAGGAAATATGGCAATCCATTCGAAAATCTTTACAATTCGGCTACGTACGGTAAGAATAATTTCACGGACCCTTGGACTGCGGATGAATTAGTTAAGTTTTACAAAGCATTATCCATGTGGGGTACTGACTTCAACCTCATTGCGCAGATGTTCCCATATAGAACGAGGAAACAAGTCAAGTCTAAGTTTATCAATGAGGAGAAGAAGCATCCAATAATGATAGAATTAGCACTGCGATCCAAACTGCCACCAAACTTCGATGAGTACTGTTCTGATATAAAGAAGGAGCTTGGAACTGTGGACGAGTTCAATAAGAAGGTTGAGGAGCTACAGAAGGAACATGAGCAACACTTCAAAGAGATCGAGCAAGCTAAGGCCAAGGCTGCATTGGAGGATAGTGAAATCGAGAGGAAAAAGATGGAGAACCAGCGCTCGAACAAGAAGTCTTCAGGTGGTTTCATGACTGATGACTTAAAGGTTTACAGAAAGCAAGAAGTCGTTCTAGGtacaattgatgaaatgaagatgaagaggGTAAGCAAGCaagaggatgaagaagagatatAA
- a CDS encoding putative alanine--tRNA ligase (CAGL0G01606g~Ortholog(s) have Ser-tRNA(Ala) hydrolase activity and cytoplasm localization), with protein sequence MTVATPAVVGALKCQREPFLLEDFETNVISCVKVDSKTAKKFLIGKEATHVLELEDTILFPEGGGQPSDTGYVTLRDDETKRINVVKVVREGLHAKHYVDQAIEPGSKISLHVDKEKRLDYMQQHTGQHLLSAILDNYYDNADTLSWSMGGIPSTKKPILEPSDYLNYLELPRKLSKDEISEITDKFNEIVSTNVMPITVKETIAVEKSESIEDVSTKKIPDDYDYTLGVLRTINIGELDKNPCCGTHLTATSQVQSILILDNQSTVRGTNSRLYFMCGKRVSLYAKMLTDYISSAKVELSCSESQISSKVVALKENLQKAKKKEQYFISQIAKFEGERLYQSLEEGKQLYVLKDEFGSLDLLLAIQKEFQELCDKNSKNCELLILCGRERASLMGSVVIISPDGEKIQKTVSELQSALKNLKGGGGKNGGKWQGKIMNFTDQEYDVLEHYLEQIA encoded by the coding sequence ATGACTGTTGCTACACCTGCTGTTGTTGGGGCGCTGAAATGTCAACGTGAACCATTTCTTTTGGAAGATTTTGAAACCAATGTTATTTCCTGTGTAAAAGTTGATTCAAAGACCGCTAAAAAGTTCCTGATCGGCAAGGAGGCTACCCATGTTTTGGAACTTGAAGATACCATTTTATTCCCTGAAGGCGGTGGACAACCTAGTGACACCGGGTATGTAACACTACGTGATGATGAAACCAAACGTATCAATGTTGTTAAAGTAGTCCGTGAGGGTCTACACGCAAAGCACTACGTCGATCAAGCAATCGAACCAGGTTCCAAAATTTCATTGCATGTagacaaagaaaagagattAGATTACATGCAACAACATACTGGTCAGCACTTACTTAGTGCAATTTTAGACAACTATTACGACAACGCTGACACATTATCATGGTCTATGGGTGGTATACCTAGTACTAAAAAGCCAATTTTGGAACCGAGTGACTACTTGAATTATTTAGAGCTACCACGGAAACTATCTAAGGATGAAATAAGTGAGATAACTgataaattcaatgaaatTGTTTCAACAAATGTCATGCCCATTACTGTGAAAGAAACTATTGCCGTTGAAAAAAGTGAATCTATAGAAGATGTAAGTACAAAAAAGATTCCGGATGATTATGATTACACACTTGGTGTCTTGAGAACTATAAATATTGGAGAGTTAGATAAGAATCCTTGCTGTGGTACTCATTTGACAGCTACCTCTCAAGTTCAATCTATCTTAATTTTGGACAATCAGAGTACTGTAAGAGGAACAAACTCCAGACTATATTTCATGTGTGGTAAAAGAGTATCTTTATACGCTAAGATGCTTACTGATTACATAAGTAGTGCAAAGGTAGAGTTAAGTTGCTCAGAGTCACAAATATCATCAAAGGTTGTAGCTTTAAAGGAAAACTTACAAAAggcaaagaagaaggagcAGTATTTCATCTCACAGATTGCCAAGTTTGAAGGAGAAAGACTATATCAATCAttagaagaaggaaaacaATTATACGTCTTAAAAGATGAATTTGGCTCTTTAGACTTGCTTCTTGCAATACAAAAGGAGTTTCAAGAATTATGTGACAAGAATAGTAAGAATTGTGAACTGCTCATCTTATGTGGCAGAGAGAGGGCGTCACTGATGGGCTCAGTCGTGATAATCTCTCCAGATGGGGAGAAGATTCAAAAAACTGTATCTGAATTACAATCTGCTCTCAAAAATCTAAAAGGAGGAGGTGGTAAAAATGGTGGTAAATGGCAAGGCAAGATAATGAATTTTACTGACCAGGAATATGATGTGCTAGAACATTACCTCGAGCAGATTGCGTGA
- a CDS encoding uncharacterized protein (CAGL0G01628g~Ortholog(s) have role in single-species biofilm formation on inanimate substrate and cytosol, nucleus localization) produces the protein MYSLAGSCNFGSNNWCLKLQPVHNGILTSVSSGEVHLLGLDLSKQDSFKVGETSINALSRVDGQENLFAASNGNKVKVFDLRENKEVATLEQENGANVLSLGSGHGMLAYGSEQQGVDAHLHLFDIRNWSKPVRSFVDSHQDDITSIAFHPADANVLLSGSTDGYTNVYDLLEPEEEDALHQVINYASIHSCGWLAPRRIFTLSHMETFAIHELNDKSEELREPQPLDFGDIRQPWDCNYVVDIYPGYISAGVSEEGKGALRIIPFRNEHVQAKDTITISQAHGDEIVRDTYILPSQSDMLYSCGEDGQVKAWRNDIKLDIPETFWDYSTKMSLLSDEVPEVQLEKQPVEVIADKSEKRKNKKKKKHSKKNRFKPY, from the coding sequence ATGTATTCGCTTGCTGGGTCTTGTAATTTTGGCTCAAACAATTGGTGTTTGAAGTTGCAGCCGGTACACAATGGTATCCTTACCTCTGTAAGTAGTGGAGAAGTTCACCTGCTTGGTCTGGATTTATCTAAACAGGATAGTTTTAAAGTTGGTGAGACATCCATCAATGCTTTGAGTAGGGTGGATGGCCAGGAGAACTTGTTTGCAGCCAGTAATGGAAATAAAGTAAAGGTATTTGACTTGCgagaaaacaaagaagtGGCCACATTGGAACAAGAAAATGGTGCAAATGTACTATCCTTGGGATCTGGGCATGGTATGCTTGCCTATGGTAGCGAACAACAGGGGGTAGATGCCCACTTACATCTCTTTGATATTAGAAACTGGAGCAAGCCCGTAAGATCATTTGTTGATTCTCATCAGGACGACATCACCTCTATTGCTTTTCATCCTGCAGATGCTAATGTATTGTTAAGTGGATCAACAGATGGCTACACTAATGTCTATGACTTGTTAGAacctgaagaagaagatgcaCTGCATCAGGTGATAAACTATGCGTCAATTCATTCATGTGGGTGGCTGGCTCCACGTCGTATATTTACATTATCACACATGGAAACTTTTGCTATCCATGAATTGAATGACAAGTCGGAAGAGTTGCGAGAACCACAGCCATTGGATTTCGGAGATATCAGACAACCATGGGATTGTAACTATGTGGTAGATATATACCCAGGTTACATATCTGCCGGTGTTTCCGAAGAAGGTAAAGGTGCTCTAAGAATAATCCCATTCAGAAATGAGCACGTACAAGCAAAAGACACCATAACAATTTCGCAAGCCCATGGAGATGAAATCGTCAGAGACACATATATACTACCTTCTCAATCAGATATGTTATACAGTTGTGGAGAAGATGGTCAAGTAAAGGCATGGAGGAACGATATTAAATTAGACATTCCAGAGACGTTTTGGGATTACAGTACGAAAATGAGTCTGCTATCAGATGAAGTACCGGAAGTGCAATTGGAGAAACAACCTGTAGAGGTGATAGCTGATAAGTCAGAAAAACgaaagaataagaaaaagaagaaacatTCGAAGAAGAACAGATTCAAACCTTATTGA
- the RPN7 gene encoding proteasome regulatory particle lid subunit RPN7 (CAGL0G01672g~Ortholog(s) have structural molecule activity, role in positive regulation of mitotic metaphase/anaphase transition and cytosol, nucleus, proteasome regulatory particle, lid subcomplex localization) has translation MVDDKKFNEEEDGEVQYVDPTVNKVPNYEASELAFVLTQDKLSSKHSEVLDKLMKLIEEEEMAPYYKYLAEEYVPQGGLLKFDKSLYDRLVEKNEQKIADFKKKIEEIEENDEGELERAQAWINLGEYYAQIGDRINAQETLEKALEKAISTGAKIDVMLTITRIGFFYNDQLFVKDRLAQTNAMIEKGGDWERRNRYKTYKGIHSLAIRDFKEAANLLVDSLATFTSIELTSYENIATYASVAGLFALERTDLKAKVVDSPDLLSLINTTPALQSISSLTISLYTSDYASYFPFLLETYDNVLIPSKYLNVHADYFVREMRRKVYAQLLESYKTLSLKSMASAFGVSVEFLDNDLGKFIPNRQLNCVIDRVNGIVETNRPDNKNAQYSLLVKQGDGLLTKLQKYGAAVRLTGSDRL, from the coding sequence ATGGTAGATGATAAGAAGTTCAATGAAGAGGAGGACGGGGAGGTCCAGTACGTTGACCCAACGGTTAACAAGGTGCCTAATTATGAAGCATCTGAGTTAGCATTTGTGCTTACACAGGACAAGTTGAGTAGCAAGCACAGCGAAGTGCTTGATAAGTTGATGAAGCTAatagaagaggaagagatgGCTCCTTATTATAAATATCTTGCTGAAGAATATGTGCCACAAGGGGGGCTTCTGAAATTTGACAAATCACTATATGATAGATTGGTGGAAAAGAACGAACAGAAGATTGCTGATtttaagaagaaaattgaagaaattgaggAGAATGATGAAGGTGAACTGGAGAGAGCACAAGCATGGATTAATTTGGGTGAATATTACGCTCAGATTGGTGATCGTATCAACGCTCAGGAAACATTGGAGAAAGCATTGGAGAAGGCTATCTCAACTGGTGCAAAGATCGATGTTATGTTGACAATTACAAGAATTGGTTTTTTCTACAATGACCAGCTATTTGTCAAGGACAGGCTAGCTCAAACCAACGCTATGATTGAGAAAGGTGGTGACTGGGAGAGAAGAAACAGATATAAGACCTACAAGGGTATTCACTCTCTAGCTATAAGGGATTTCAAAGAGGCTGCAAACTTGCTGGTTGACTCTCTAGCTACTTTCACCTCCATAGAGCTTACATcatatgaaaatattgCCACATATGCCTCTGTTGCCGGCTTATTTGCTCTAGAAAGAACTGATTTAAAGGCCAAGGTCGTAGACTCACCAGATTTACTATCATTAATTAACACAACACCTGCATTACAGTCCATCTCATCCTTGACTATTTCATTGTATACATCAGATTACGCAAGTTACTTCCCCTTTTTGCTTGAGACTTACGACAATGTTCTGATCCCTTCCAAGTATTTGAATGTACATGCTGATTATTTTGTAAGGGAgatgagaagaaaagtTTACGCCCAACTTCTTGAGTCTTATAAAACTCTTTCTCTGAAGTCAATGGCCAGTGCATTTGGTGTATCAGTGGAATTCCTTGACAATGACTTGGGTAAATTCATCCCAAACAGGCAATTGAACTGTGTCATTGACAGGGTTAATGGTATCGTGGAGACAAACAGGCCGGACAATAAAAACGCCCAATACAGCTTGCTTGTCAAGCAAGGTGACGGTTTACTAACCAAATTGCAGAAATACGGTGCTGCTGTTAGATTAACTGGCTCCGATCGTTTATAG
- the YTH1 gene encoding cleavage polyadenylation factor RNA-binding subunit YTH1 (CAGL0G01694g~Ortholog(s) have RNA binding activity, role in mRNA polyadenylation, pre-mRNA cleavage required for polyadenylation, response to drug and cytosol, mRNA cleavage and polyadenylation specificity factor complex localization), with protein MGSVVHPDTEKYPFKFEPFLRQEYSFALDPDRPVCEDFNYKIGPSSCPNGVFCPKKHVLGIFQNKIVCKHWLRGLCKKNDNCEYLHEYNLRKMPECVFYAKNGFCTQSPECQYLHIDPLSKVPPCEDYEMGFCPKGSACEKRHIKKVLCQRYINGFCPLGRRECDMEHPFFYIPDLSSPLRIKKDEEINTRKRDEENERRLNAIINGEI; from the coding sequence ATGGGCAGTGTGGTACATCCAGATACAGAGAAGTATCCCTTCAAGTTTGAGCCGTTTCTGAGGCAGGAGTATTCATTTGCACTGGATCCTGACAGACCAGTGTGTGAGGAttttaattataaaataGGGCCAAGTTCCTGTCCTAATGGTGTGTTCTGTCCCAAGAAGCATGTCCTGGGCATTTTCCAGAATAAAATTGTGTGTAAGCATTGGCTCCGAGGGTTATGTAAGAAGAATGACAACTGTGAGTATTTGCATGAGTATAATTTAAGAAAGATGCCTGAGTGTGTTTTCTACGCAAAGAACGGGTTCTGTACGCAATCTCCAGAGTGTCAGTATCTACATATTGATCCACTCAGTAAAGTTCCGCCATGTGAAGATTATGAGATGGGGTTCTGTCCCAAAGGTAGCGCGTGTGAGAAAAGGCATATCAAGAAGGTGCTATGTCAAAGGTATATCAATGGGTTCTGTCCCCTCGGAAGGAGGGAATGTGACATGGAACATCCATTCTTTTACATACCTGATTTAAGTAGTCCACTGAGAATAaagaaagatgaagagatCAACACGAGAAAgagagatgaagaaaacgAAAGAAGATTAAATGCCATAATTAATGGGGAAATATGA
- the ISR1 gene encoding putative protein kinase ISR1 (CAGL0G01716g~Has domain(s) with predicted ATP binding, protein kinase activity, protein tyrosine kinase activity and role in protein phosphorylation), translated as MDTPPTSPAFTTSRYMPLSPELEEGKCSQSSLDLLQSDLELCSKNGNKVMDVMALYHGTLASVACQVYGDRNVDLYLNPSLKIGKVRDRGSVSFIFDLEDRYVIKCPMSRRKYDIILREALILRLLQAPDNNIVPLIGVTYLGKSHFRHLRANELVPALVLQKFELNLHTYINLHRGDIQPDKGVWHSLLRDILCALKFMKSKNIVHRDIKTSNILLNLPRHDTDTTRFYLADFTSADIEGPEEFNTTHDHVDTTLEYCAPELISFFSDMPMSNHSSHIVGTPSMHTDLYAAGLCLLSFITGYEPYDQLFNSSSTNETRSRSASPVQKSQWLINAISKMDPISLNIQDQRIYDIWREELQILNAILVERKPLEEIMQLLH; from the coding sequence ATGGATACACCGCCGACGTCGCCGGCTTTTACCACTTCTCGGTATATGCCTCTGTCTCCGGAGTTGGAGGAAGGCAAATGCAGCCAGTCCTCTTTGGACCTGCTGCAGTCCGACCTTGAGCTGTGCTCGAAGAACGGGAACAAGGTCATGGATGTTATGGCGCTGTACCACGGTACGCTTGCCTCTGTTGCTTGCCAAGTGTATGGCGACAGAAATGTCGACCTGTACTTGAACCCATCGCTAAAGATAGGGAAAGTCAGGGATAGAGGCTCTGTCTCTTTCATCTTCGACCTGGAGGACCGCTACGTAATCAAGTGTCCGATGTCTCGGAGGAAGTACGACATAATTCTGCGGGAGGCGCTGATACTGCGGCTGCTACAAGCTCCCGATAACAACATCGTGCCTCTTATTGGGGTAACTTATCTCGGCAAGAGTCACTTTAGACACCTGCGTGCGAATGAACTAGTACCTGCGCTGGTGTTGCAGAAATTCGAGCTGAACCTACACACATATATTAACTTGCACCGAGGCGATATCCAGCCGGACAAAGGAGTATGGCATTCACTATTAAGAGATATACTATGTGCGCTAAAGTTTATGAAATCTAAAAATATAGTCCACAGAGATATCAAAACATCTAACATTTTACTGAATCTACCGAGACATGACACAGACACAACGAGATTTTACTTAGCAGACTTCACATCTGCTGACATAGAAGGCCCCGAGGAGTTCAATACCACACATGACCATGTCGACACTACTTTGGAGTATTGCGCACCCGAGTTGATATCTTTCTTCTCAGATATGCCAATGAGCAATCACTCTAGCCATATTGTGGGAACACCTTCAATGCATACAGATCTATACGCAGCTGGTCTGTGCCTCCTGTCATTCATTACCGGCTACGAGCCTTACGACCAACTGTTCAATTCGTCCTCCACAAACGAGACTAGAAGTAGATCCGCGTCCCCAGTACAGAAATCACAATGGCTGATCAACGCCATCTCTAAAATGGATCCTATTAGTCTAAATATCCAGGACCAAAGAATCTATGATATTTGGAGAGAAGAGCTGCAGATTCTAAATGCTATTCTAGTAGAGAGAAAACCCCTAGAAGAAATAATGCAATTGTTGcattaa
- a CDS encoding Eisosome component PIL1/LSP1 family protein (CAGL0G01738g~Protein of unknown function) yields MHKTYSLRESRKPTAQEIQSPPPPAASTKSKFFGKGGLAYSLRKTTAGNVGPELSRKLSKLVKIEKNVMRSMEVASVEKKDAAKTLSLWGLENDDDVSDITDKLGVIIFEMAELDDQFVDRYDQYRLTMKSIRDIEGSVQPVRDRKDKITDKIAYMKYKDPHSQKIEILEQELVRCEAETLVAEAQLSNITRSKMKAAFNYQFDAMIEHSEKIALLAGYGKALLELLDDGPVTPGETRPTYDGYEASKQIIVDAEGALNEWTLDNAQVRPSLSFKEQEYTVEEVEDEEDEYENEPLNETVINPEDMTPVS; encoded by the coding sequence ATGCACAAGACATATTCATTGAGAGAGAGTAGGAAGCCTACTGCGCAGGAGATTCAGTCTCCTCCACCACCGGCTGCGTCGACCAAGTCGAAGTTTTTCGGGAAAGGTGGTTTGGCGTACTCGCTGAGGAAGACCACTGCTGGTAATGTTGGGCCTGAGCTTTCACGTAAGTTGTCCAAGCTAGTGAAGATTGAGAAGAATGTGATGCGGTCTATGGAGGTTGCCTCTGTAGAGAAGAAGGATGCTGCCAAGACTTTGTCCTTGTGGGGTCTTGAGAACGACGATGATGTCTCTGACATTACCGATAAGCTAGGTGTGATCATCTTTGAGATGGCCGAGCTGGACGACCAGTTTGTAGACAGGTACGATCAGTACAGATTGACCATGAAGTCCATCAGAGATATTGAGGGGTCAGTGCAACCAGTTAGAGACCGCAAGGACAAGATCACAGACAAGATCGCTTACATGAAGTACAAAGACCCACATTCTCAAAAGATTGAGATCTTGGAACAGGAACTAGTTAGGTGTGAAGCTGAAACTCTGGTTGCTGAGGCACAGCTTTCGAACATTACGAGATCAAAAATGAAGGCCGCTTTCAACTACCAATTCGATGCCATGATTGAGCACTCTGAAAAGATCGCTTTGTTGGCCGGGTACGGTAAGGCATTGTTGGAGTTGTTAGACGATGGTCCAGTTACTCCAGGTGAGACTAGACCTACTTACGACGGATACGAGGCATCTAAGCAGATTATCGTTGATGCAGAGGGTGCTTTGAATGAATGGACCTTGGATAATGCTCAGGTGAGACCAAGCTTGAGCTTCAAGGAACAAGAATACACAGTTGAAGAGgtagaagatgaagaagatgagtaTGAAAATGAGCCACTAAATGAAACCGTCATTAACCCTGAGGATATGACACCAGTATCTTAA